Part of the Roseobacter litoralis Och 149 genome, AGTGATACCAAACCTTCGGCCCCCTACGTCAACCGCTCTGCGATCAATGCGGCGAGGCGTTGTGACACCGCATCTTTGGACATTCTGGGCCAAGTCTCCGCGCCCTTTTCATCTATCAGGGTTACGGCGTTTTCCTGCCCCCCCATGATCCCAGTCGAGGGCGATACATCATTTGCAACGATCCAGTCACAGCCTTTGCGCAGCCGCTTTGCCGTCGCGTTTGCGACCACGTCATCGGTTTCGGCGGCAAAACCAACAACAAGTTTCGGGCGCTGGTCCTCTGAATGCGAAATGCTGTACAGGATATCCGGGTTCTCTGCGAAGGTCAGCACCGGCAATGCGCCGCTCGTTTTCTTGAGCTTACTGTCACTGGCAGAGGCCACACGCCAATCCGCCACGGCTGCCGCGAAGACTGCCGCATCCGCAGGCAGGGCCTGACGCACCGCGTCCAACATTTGCTGCGCAGTCTCAACCCGCACCACATCGACGCCCGCAGGGGGCGGCACATCCGCCGGGCCGGTTATGAATGAAACCTTTGCGCCCAAGACGTGCAGTGCTTTGGCGATGGCCGCACCCTGCGCGCCCGAAGAGCGGTTTGCAATATAGCGGACCGGGTCGATCGGTTCATGCGTCGGACCCGATGTTACCAGAATGCGTTTGCCCGTCAGGGGTCCTGCCTGAAAATACGCTGTAATATCGGCCAGAATATCCATCGGTTCGGACATGCGTCCGGGACCGTGTTCCCCGCAGGCCATATCGCCCGAAACCGGCCCCACGAAATGAACTCCATCGGCGCGCAATTGGCTGGAATTGCGTTGCGTCGCCGGATGCTCCCACATGCGAACATTCATCGCAGGCGCGATCATCACGTCCGTATCTGTCGCCAACAACAGGGTGCTCGCCAGATCATTGGCGAGACCTTGCGCCATCTTGGCCATCAGATCCGCCGTTGCGGGCGCCACCACGACAAGGTCGGCAACGCGGCTGAGCTGGATATGACCCATTTCGGCTTCATCCGTCAGATCAAAGAGGTCGCGATAGACTTTCGCACCCGCCAGTGCAGACACGGAGAGCGGTGTCACGAATTCTTCCGCGGCTTTGGTCAAAACCGGCGTGATCGTAGCACCATGCTCACGCAAGCGCCTGATCAGATCGAGCGATTTGAAAGCCGCGATCCCACCGCCGATGATCAGCAGAATGTGTTTGTCGTTCAGCATACTGAACCTTTGATCATAAAATCCTACGCCGCGACCTTAAGCCGGGATGCAGGCTTCCACCAGCCCACATTATTTTGCGAAAGCATCACATGGATTGCCACGATCAACGGCAGGCCCATCGATTACCGCGGCGAACGACCCGTCCGGCGTTCGGCCTGCCTCACCCTGACCAAGGCTGAATACCGCAAGATCGGGCGCTGCCTGCTGGAGGATAAACGGCGCACCCCAATCGGTTCGTGCGTGACCGTTGCCCGTAATGACGACGACAGGTCCGCCGTACTGCTCAAACGCCTGCAAAGCCGCCTGCGCCAAGGCAGCATCCCGCAGCCGCTGAACAGTGACCATCTTGGGCAGCAGGTCCTCAGGCAATGCATCACAATGCGCAGCACGCTGTAGCGCTTCACGGGCCTGTTGTTGCGCGGGCGGTAGCGGTTGGTCCAGTCCAAAACGCTGTACTGCGGCGCCGCCGAGAATACCGTTCAGGTCCTTGCTCATCGCGTCGCGCAGTTCGGCACGGGGCACGCCTGCCCCGAAAATAGCGGCGTTCGGAGCGGCGGTAAATATCGGGAAATACATCGCAAAGTCGGGCCAGCCAGACGCACCCCAGTCAAGCACGTTTTCCAACACGACCTGATCGCTCCGGTTGTCGCTGCTGATCTTTGCCGCTTGATCAGTGGTCAGCATTTCGAAGACCAGCGCGCTTGCGCCCAGTTTTTCAACCCATGAGGCCTGCACCTCATGATGCGTTAGGTTGTCATGTTGCTCCCCGAAGAACACGACATCTGCGTCGCGCGCCTCTGATGGCGGCTCGGAAGCCGCGCTTACTGACGCCGTCGCTGCCAACACAACGGCGCAGGCGCTCTTCTGGAAAATGCTAATTGACATCAGTCGAGGAAATACAAAACCTCGCGGGACTGGTTTTCCAAGTTCTTACGCATCTTGCCAAAAGCGGCTGCCTCAAGCTGACGAACACGCTCTTTACTCAGGCTCAGCTCTTGACCAAGGCTCTCCAACGTACGCGGCGCATCACGCAATTTGCGCTCCCGCACAATAAACCGCTCACGCTCGTTCAGGTCGTTCATTGCTTGCAGCAACCACGCGCGCAACTGCTCCGTATCATGATGGTGCTCAACGGTTTCAGCCGCCTGCGCGCTGTCGTCTTCCAGCGCATCAATCCACTCGCGGCCCTCATCTTCGGTCGACTGCGTCGCATTCAGCGAGTAATCCGAACCCGACAGCCGACCTTCCATCATCTCGACGTCATGCAGCGGCACGCCAATTTCGGTGGAAATCATCTGCCGTAGCTGGTGGCGGTCCAACGGCTCACCGGAGGCTGCGCTTTCGCGTTCCAACCGGGCCTGCACACGACGCATATTGAAAAACAGCGACTTTTGCGAAGAAGTCGATCCTGTGCGCACCATTGACCAGTTACGCATCACATAGTCCTGAATCGACGCCTTGATCCACCAGACTGCGTAGGTGGAAAACCGCACGCCCCGATCCGGATCGAACTTATCCGCCGCCTTCATCAGCCCCAGACCTGCTTCCTGAATCAAGTCGTTCATGGGCGCGCCATAGCGCTTGAATTTCGACGCCATGGAAATTGCGAGGCGCATGTAGGCAGTGATAAGACGGTGCAATGACTTTTCGCAGCGTTCGTCGCGCCACGCATAAGCCAACCTCAGCTCCGTCTCCGCGTCCAACAATTCAGCTTTCATCGCCTTACGCGACAGTGCCATATCTCTTGTAGAGTCCAAAGCCATAGCGACATCTCCCAGTCAGATGAAGCACACCTTGCCGTGTACATTTGATATAGGTACGCACATTACAGACGATTGGTTCACTTCAAAGGTTTATAAAATGTTGCCAAAACTGTCCTTTGTCCTAGGCGGTGCCGCCTCCGGAAAATCACTATGGGCTGAAAATCATTTGTTATGCAGTGGCTTAGATCCTGTTTATCTGGCGACGTCGCGCGTTTTTGACGACGAAATAAAATTTAAAATAAATCTTCACA contains:
- the coaBC gene encoding bifunctional phosphopantothenoylcysteine decarboxylase/phosphopantothenate--cysteine ligase CoaBC; translation: MLNDKHILLIIGGGIAAFKSLDLIRRLREHGATITPVLTKAAEEFVTPLSVSALAGAKVYRDLFDLTDEAEMGHIQLSRVADLVVVAPATADLMAKMAQGLANDLASTLLLATDTDVMIAPAMNVRMWEHPATQRNSSQLRADGVHFVGPVSGDMACGEHGPGRMSEPMDILADITAYFQAGPLTGKRILVTSGPTHEPIDPVRYIANRSSGAQGAAIAKALHVLGAKVSFITGPADVPPPAGVDVVRVETAQQMLDAVRQALPADAAVFAAAVADWRVASASDSKLKKTSGALPVLTFAENPDILYSISHSEDQRPKLVVGFAAETDDVVANATAKRLRKGCDWIVANDVSPSTGIMGGQENAVTLIDEKGAETWPRMSKDAVSQRLAALIAERLT
- a CDS encoding ChaN family lipoprotein, with the translated sequence MSISIFQKSACAVVLAATASVSAASEPPSEARDADVVFFGEQHDNLTHHEVQASWVEKLGASALVFEMLTTDQAAKISSDNRSDQVVLENVLDWGASGWPDFAMYFPIFTAAPNAAIFGAGVPRAELRDAMSKDLNGILGGAAVQRFGLDQPLPPAQQQAREALQRAAHCDALPEDLLPKMVTVQRLRDAALAQAALQAFEQYGGPVVVITGNGHARTDWGAPFILQQAAPDLAVFSLGQGEAGRTPDGSFAAVIDGPAVDRGNPCDAFAK
- a CDS encoding RNA polymerase factor sigma-32 gives rise to the protein MALDSTRDMALSRKAMKAELLDAETELRLAYAWRDERCEKSLHRLITAYMRLAISMASKFKRYGAPMNDLIQEAGLGLMKAADKFDPDRGVRFSTYAVWWIKASIQDYVMRNWSMVRTGSTSSQKSLFFNMRRVQARLERESAASGEPLDRHQLRQMISTEIGVPLHDVEMMEGRLSGSDYSLNATQSTEDEGREWIDALEDDSAQAAETVEHHHDTEQLRAWLLQAMNDLNERERFIVRERKLRDAPRTLESLGQELSLSKERVRQLEAAAFGKMRKNLENQSREVLYFLD